In one Brevibacterium sp. CBA3109 genomic region, the following are encoded:
- a CDS encoding NAD-dependent epimerase/dehydratase family protein yields the protein MNATIGQVPMTVAVAGSTGFIGSAVVDELVRVGHRVRALRRHSSKASPGVEEIVAQDGVADLRALDRLLTDSDVLVHAVSYTGEDEELQRTTNISGTRTLCEQAAEHSIRRIVHISTAGVYGTAFAPGVDESTPPVPRSMLSQFRLEAERIVIDAGGIALRPQFVLGAGDTWVLSRLSALIRACGAQGVASGAHASVIGRSSLASVVGIVAAGSARHQIYNVGTAVPVSMGDLVEQVLTGTGEFREAPRRVSVDEVLIAADKIGVPRRAVALALEESVLDCSRLWTEFPETSRPAQILSANDIAWYRRWLGITN from the coding sequence ATGAACGCAACAATCGGTCAGGTTCCGATGACGGTTGCGGTTGCGGGATCGACGGGCTTCATCGGCAGCGCCGTTGTTGACGAACTCGTCCGAGTGGGACATCGGGTTCGAGCACTGCGCAGGCACAGTAGCAAGGCAAGCCCTGGGGTCGAAGAGATCGTCGCGCAGGACGGCGTCGCCGACCTTCGGGCGCTCGACCGGCTCCTCACGGACAGCGATGTCCTCGTTCACGCCGTCAGTTACACGGGCGAGGACGAGGAGCTCCAGCGAACGACGAACATATCGGGCACGCGCACGCTGTGCGAGCAAGCCGCTGAGCACTCGATCAGGCGCATAGTCCACATCAGTACGGCTGGCGTCTATGGAACGGCCTTCGCGCCGGGGGTCGATGAGTCAACGCCACCTGTTCCTCGTTCAATGCTGAGCCAGTTCCGCCTGGAGGCAGAGCGGATCGTCATCGATGCCGGCGGCATCGCACTGCGCCCGCAATTCGTTCTCGGAGCCGGCGACACTTGGGTCCTCAGTCGGCTCAGCGCTCTGATTAGGGCATGCGGTGCTCAAGGCGTCGCGAGCGGGGCACACGCCTCGGTAATCGGGCGGTCTAGCCTGGCAAGCGTCGTCGGCATTGTCGCCGCGGGGTCTGCTCGGCACCAGATCTACAACGTCGGAACTGCGGTTCCGGTGTCGATGGGTGACCTGGTAGAACAGGTTCTCACAGGCACAGGAGAGTTTCGCGAGGCCCCACGTCGAGTCTCCGTCGACGAAGTCCTGATTGCAGCCGACAAGATTGGTGTCCCGCGGCGCGCGGTCGCCCTGGCACTGGAAGAGTCAGTACTCGACTGTTCGAGATTGTGGACGGAGTTCCCGGAGACGTCGCGGCCGGCACAGATTCTCTCCGCCAATGACATCGCATGGTATCGCCGGTGGCTCGGCATCACGAACTGA
- a CDS encoding ScbR family autoregulator-binding transcription factor: MVKARQTTRRTASQDRGRKTQSQIIEGASAVFEEQEYSAASLEDIKEASGVSQGSMYFHFKSKEQIALAIIQEQHNRIYAGVDPAIADHADPLIRLMAISKMICEQLRTDSVVRAGINLALGQGSLREASARSYATWVDGVGQLLGKLDRDGMLNSDIPVDRLSASLVSHFTGGNLMSQAMTQRADMTDYISTMWRVFINAAIAEAHRERYKAELDSMFGGFAQAE; the protein is encoded by the coding sequence ATGGTGAAGGCACGACAGACGACACGCCGCACGGCGAGCCAGGACCGCGGGCGCAAGACGCAGTCGCAGATCATCGAAGGAGCGTCCGCAGTCTTCGAGGAGCAGGAGTACTCGGCGGCGAGTCTCGAGGATATCAAGGAGGCCTCTGGCGTGTCCCAGGGGTCAATGTACTTCCACTTCAAGAGCAAGGAACAGATCGCTCTAGCGATCATCCAGGAGCAGCACAATCGCATCTACGCCGGCGTGGACCCGGCGATCGCCGACCATGCCGATCCGCTCATCCGTTTAATGGCGATCTCCAAGATGATCTGTGAGCAACTGCGTACGGACTCCGTCGTGCGCGCGGGCATCAATCTCGCCCTCGGCCAAGGCTCACTGCGGGAAGCCAGCGCGCGCTCGTACGCGACCTGGGTCGATGGCGTCGGTCAGCTTTTAGGCAAACTCGACCGGGACGGCATGCTGAACTCGGACATCCCGGTCGACAGGCTAAGTGCTTCGCTAGTTAGCCATTTCACCGGCGGGAACCTCATGTCCCAGGCGATGACTCAGAGAGCTGACATGACCGACTACATCAGCACCATGTGGAGAGTATTCATCAACGCTGCTATCGCCGAGGCACACCGGGAGCGGTACAAAGCGGAGCTCGACTCGATGTTCGGCGGATTCGCTCAGGCGGAGTAG
- a CDS encoding FtsX-like permease family protein, whose translation MYRYARRILLADLGSWWPAIATVAAVTALVGLCAAQFAWTHDDRFVAATQAQGHAITEFTIVSETIYMLVAVLALFSLTVVGTATVESTRRTFSQWRLVGASPGDVRRSTWALVATASLIGAVPGSLAGIGLSYVVVPAFNQMAAPGFNAPVLPPSILAWLASLVLGVATCLLGAFGPAHRASRTQAIEVFRDIPGRHRKGWWWRVPLAGLLLLFSLGMVVTAAALGAHSAGVAVMFNLALNAGISAVFFAYIVGPLCVPGLLAGLGHLAGTFGNVTGRLAARAAVERAGTSANTVAPLAAGIGGVGVILTSVESAAAVVRVVDSSAETNLADTVVMAALISFVLLVTSAAVVSLVSRDLEREHSLLRIAGMPSRRITGWYAWQALLLSLTAILLAAVPIIVTVATTAISSAAYVGYPIVAVPWTTLLLGLVVSWLVLFLVQWWPARASLRADVAVGLRSA comes from the coding sequence ATGTACAGGTACGCTCGCCGTATTCTCCTAGCCGACCTCGGCAGCTGGTGGCCGGCCATCGCCACTGTCGCCGCCGTGACTGCGCTCGTCGGCCTATGCGCCGCGCAGTTCGCCTGGACCCATGACGACCGCTTCGTCGCCGCCACCCAGGCGCAGGGCCACGCGATCACCGAATTCACCATCGTCTCCGAGACGATCTACATGCTCGTCGCCGTCCTTGCGTTGTTCTCGCTCACCGTCGTCGGCACCGCGACCGTGGAGTCGACCCGGCGCACTTTCTCCCAGTGGCGTCTCGTCGGGGCCAGTCCTGGCGACGTGCGCCGCAGCACCTGGGCGCTCGTCGCCACCGCCTCGCTCATCGGGGCAGTGCCCGGCTCCCTCGCGGGGATCGGCCTGAGCTACGTCGTCGTGCCCGCCTTTAACCAGATGGCCGCCCCTGGCTTCAACGCCCCGGTCTTGCCGCCGTCCATCCTCGCGTGGCTGGCCTCTCTTGTCCTCGGCGTGGCCACCTGCCTGCTCGGGGCGTTCGGACCGGCGCACCGAGCCTCGCGGACGCAGGCGATCGAGGTCTTCCGCGACATCCCCGGACGTCACAGGAAAGGGTGGTGGTGGCGAGTCCCGCTGGCGGGGCTCCTGCTGCTGTTTTCCCTCGGCATGGTCGTGACAGCGGCTGCGCTCGGCGCACATTCCGCCGGCGTAGCGGTGATGTTCAATCTCGCCCTAAACGCCGGAATTTCGGCCGTGTTCTTCGCCTACATCGTCGGCCCACTCTGCGTCCCTGGGCTCCTCGCAGGGCTCGGCCACCTTGCGGGCACGTTTGGCAACGTCACCGGCCGACTCGCGGCTCGGGCTGCCGTCGAGAGGGCAGGCACCAGCGCGAACACCGTCGCCCCGCTGGCCGCGGGCATCGGCGGGGTCGGCGTCATCCTCACCTCCGTCGAATCTGCGGCGGCCGTGGTCAGGGTTGTCGACAGCTCGGCGGAGACCAACCTCGCCGACACCGTGGTGATGGCCGCCCTGATTTCCTTCGTCCTCCTCGTCACTTCCGCCGCCGTCGTCTCGCTGGTCTCGCGCGACCTTGAGCGAGAGCATTCCCTGCTGCGGATCGCAGGGATGCCGAGCCGGCGCATCACTGGTTGGTATGCCTGGCAGGCACTCCTCCTCTCCCTGACCGCCATCCTGCTCGCGGCCGTGCCGATTATCGTCACGGTGGCGACGACCGCCATCAGCTCGGCCGCCTACGTCGGCTACCCGATCGTCGCGGTGCCGTGGACGACACTTCTCCTCGGACTCGTCGTCAGCTGGCTCGTCCTTTTCCTCGTCCAGTGGTGGCCCGCCCGGGCCTCGCTACGCGCTGACGTCGCCGTCGGCCTAAGGTCGGCGTGA
- a CDS encoding ABC transporter ATP-binding protein → MNTAPTIHAEQIVKLPSGNASAQQLPILRDCSVDLGGGLTAVVGPSGAGKTSLLYCLSGLDRPDRGQVSINGTDLYAMSDERRTRFLRQTASFVFQQYNLIGYLTVEENVRLPHALAKHRVEVAAVEEILSRFGLLEKRAARVNTLSGGEQQRAALCRAILMRPSVIFADEPTGALDTANTAVVLRVLRELATQECSVIMVTHDVESAALADRIVFMRDGTIAHVTGQLGVDDILHTMARLGGR, encoded by the coding sequence ATGAACACCGCACCCACTATCCATGCCGAGCAGATTGTGAAGCTCCCCAGCGGCAACGCCTCGGCGCAGCAGCTACCGATCCTGCGCGACTGCTCAGTCGACCTCGGCGGCGGCCTGACCGCCGTCGTCGGCCCGTCCGGCGCGGGAAAGACGTCTCTGCTCTACTGCCTCAGCGGCCTCGATCGCCCCGATCGGGGCCAGGTCTCCATCAACGGTACCGACCTCTACGCGATGAGCGACGAGAGGCGCACCCGGTTCCTGCGCCAGACCGCGAGCTTCGTCTTCCAGCAGTACAACCTCATCGGCTACCTCACCGTCGAGGAGAACGTCCGGCTCCCTCACGCCCTGGCCAAACACCGAGTCGAGGTAGCCGCAGTCGAGGAGATCCTCTCCCGCTTCGGTCTGCTCGAGAAGAGGGCGGCGAGGGTAAACACCCTCTCCGGGGGCGAGCAGCAGCGAGCCGCCCTGTGCCGGGCGATCCTCATGCGGCCGTCAGTGATCTTCGCTGATGAACCTACCGGCGCCCTTGACACCGCCAACACCGCCGTCGTGCTGCGGGTCTTGCGCGAACTGGCCACCCAGGAGTGCTCCGTCATCATGGTCACCCACGACGTCGAGTCCGCGGCTCTGGCCGATCGGATCGTCTTCATGCGCGATGGAACGATCGCCCACGTCACCGGACAGCTCGGCGTCGACGATATCCTCCACACCATGGCGCGCTTGGGAGGCCGGTAG
- a CDS encoding ABC transporter ATP-binding protein, which produces MRRRKANADRKRVAGFRQAFGVMRPYQAVLWWALLIGICAAGISTIQPIFVSRVVDEFSGGITIGLPMLIVCLLIVGAGLTGMKELLIERAGERFAYDTRVALVELIYNLPIPRLEKHDRADIVSRVTSDVTAARMLLTSGIIDLAVGGATVIVSVVMMATIDPLLLSLALVAVLVVAIAVYKLGEKARPIGLSMQDSIGTLAGHLSRAIGSIKTIRAARATKAEGLGAQEQAAAVRRAGLEAANLRAIIQATTGVAVQLLIVVVVGIGALRVSVGAVSTGDLAAFIMYLMLIVTPITMMATIVSTLGEAFGALSRILELQREPIEDPGPDQEAAAAVRPRLDSPALEFDTVSFAYSLTRASNQPVALTLDNVSFAAAPGAVTALVGPSGAGKTTVFSLIERFYDVTEGTIRIHGRDMGSMSRDEVRSRVAYVDQDAAALSGTIRDNLRLNAPSADDETCAQALWKVGLLAEHEQAREVLDRSVGELGSRLSGGERQRLAFARAILSQAEILLLDEVTSHLDGRNESAIQDVMRSGDDQTVLVIAHRLSTIADADRIILFDEGRIRDAGTHRELLGRSELYLSLARTQFITSDPD; this is translated from the coding sequence ATGCGCAGGAGGAAAGCCAATGCCGACCGTAAACGAGTTGCAGGATTCCGGCAAGCATTCGGCGTGATGAGACCGTACCAGGCGGTGCTATGGTGGGCGCTGCTAATCGGAATATGCGCCGCGGGGATCTCCACCATCCAACCTATTTTCGTTTCCAGGGTCGTCGACGAGTTCAGCGGCGGAATCACCATCGGTCTGCCCATGCTCATCGTTTGCCTGCTTATTGTCGGCGCGGGGTTGACAGGAATGAAGGAACTGCTCATCGAGAGAGCCGGAGAGCGGTTCGCCTACGACACCCGAGTAGCCCTCGTCGAACTCATCTACAACCTACCAATTCCTAGACTCGAGAAACACGACAGAGCCGACATCGTCTCAAGAGTCACCTCCGACGTCACTGCGGCGCGAATGCTTCTGACGTCCGGCATTATCGACCTGGCGGTGGGGGGCGCCACTGTTATCGTCTCGGTGGTGATGATGGCGACGATCGACCCTCTCCTACTCTCGCTCGCCCTCGTCGCTGTGCTCGTCGTGGCGATCGCCGTCTACAAACTGGGCGAGAAGGCGCGCCCCATCGGTCTGAGCATGCAGGACTCGATCGGGACGCTCGCCGGGCACCTCTCTCGAGCGATCGGCTCCATCAAGACGATCCGCGCGGCGAGAGCAACCAAGGCAGAAGGACTGGGAGCGCAGGAACAGGCGGCGGCCGTTCGGCGAGCCGGGCTTGAAGCCGCCAATCTGCGGGCGATCATCCAAGCCACGACCGGCGTCGCAGTTCAGCTCTTGATCGTTGTGGTCGTCGGCATCGGTGCGCTCCGAGTCTCCGTGGGAGCCGTGTCAACAGGCGATCTTGCCGCATTCATCATGTATCTCATGCTGATCGTCACGCCCATCACGATGATGGCGACCATCGTTTCCACGCTGGGTGAGGCCTTCGGGGCGCTCTCGCGAATTCTTGAGCTTCAGAGAGAGCCGATCGAAGACCCAGGTCCCGACCAGGAAGCGGCGGCGGCCGTCCGCCCTCGGCTGGACTCGCCGGCGTTAGAGTTCGACACCGTCTCGTTCGCATACTCCTTGACGCGGGCGTCGAACCAGCCCGTTGCATTGACACTCGACAACGTAAGTTTCGCCGCTGCTCCGGGCGCTGTGACGGCGCTCGTGGGGCCTTCTGGGGCCGGGAAGACCACGGTCTTCTCGCTCATCGAGCGATTCTACGACGTCACGGAGGGAACGATTCGCATCCATGGGCGCGACATGGGATCGATGTCCCGCGACGAGGTGCGCTCGCGCGTCGCCTACGTCGACCAGGACGCAGCAGCGTTGTCCGGCACAATCCGCGACAACCTGCGCCTCAACGCTCCATCGGCCGACGACGAGACCTGTGCGCAGGCTCTCTGGAAAGTTGGCCTCCTAGCCGAGCACGAACAGGCACGCGAAGTGCTTGACAGGAGCGTCGGCGAGCTAGGGTCGCGCCTCAGCGGTGGCGAGCGCCAGCGCCTGGCCTTCGCGCGGGCCATACTCTCCCAGGCGGAGATCCTTCTCCTTGACGAAGTCACCTCTCACCTGGACGGTAGGAACGAATCGGCGATCCAAGACGTGATGCGGTCTGGCGACGACCAGACCGTTCTCGTCATCGCCCACCGCCTGTCAACGATCGCCGACGCGGACCGCATCATTCTCTTCGACGAGGGTCGGATCCGGGATGCCGGAACCCACCGCGAGCTGCTCGGGCGGTCGGAACTCTACCTCAGCCTCGCCCGCACGCAGTTCATCACCAGCGATCCCGACTGA
- a CDS encoding prolyl oligopeptidase family serine peptidase: MALSGSEIAELAYEVERRRLQPWLDELREVKETTTAEVLGASDEDLRAHLRVGDTGGLVARFPMPDRSWQEMPLPAVVATDLAAWAPAADHRSVALISRTLDDNYSLSIYTAGTKVGASSVTHTERRVSSGVWAFGKGFIWVRRDASQRPRCVVCWNPGAVRTLFDEPEARRRVFIAGVREGRAVIVSRGSGSSAIFLTDDALTKTVEIVPRSAEDDAMALLVAGGLAVLDRRAQTVTMHLAESAHGIKLPPDFVATDLGEQHGELYVRGRRNHTAAVWLPADGPDAVWSAPEAGVIEISQISDRTIDLAVASMIHSPQTVSVERKTVPSTNAAALPGLISWTEWAVAEDGVRIPITLCGRVDTTGPSPVLTMVYGCYGLSLDAMHDPYLEHLMRAGIVIAICHVRGGGDFGPRWHDAARGSTKLKSITDYEACLSTITQLDMADAGRIGALASSAGALIATSAVLRQPGLVSVLQLVHPFLTPERILADTHAPLAASDWMEFGDPTKNRAGVESISPLAMLESSSATGMATPPLWIRAGSHDDRAPLNEIRLWLDVYANRLRGRQPDRTSDAVLQIGDHGHRGHANADDASEANVVAMAWLKRELLAGPSSPTAVID, from the coding sequence ATGGCGCTATCCGGCTCGGAAATCGCTGAACTCGCCTATGAGGTCGAGCGCAGACGGCTGCAACCCTGGCTCGACGAGCTACGCGAGGTCAAGGAGACGACGACCGCGGAGGTACTAGGCGCCAGCGACGAAGACCTCAGAGCTCACCTTCGGGTTGGTGATACCGGCGGCCTGGTGGCGCGCTTCCCAATGCCCGACCGGAGCTGGCAGGAGATGCCGCTGCCAGCTGTCGTGGCAACCGATCTGGCGGCGTGGGCGCCTGCTGCGGACCACCGGTCCGTGGCCCTGATCTCGCGAACTCTCGACGACAACTATTCGCTATCGATTTACACGGCCGGGACGAAAGTCGGAGCATCGTCTGTGACGCACACCGAACGACGAGTCTCTTCCGGTGTCTGGGCGTTCGGAAAGGGCTTCATCTGGGTACGCAGGGATGCCTCGCAGCGCCCGAGATGCGTCGTCTGCTGGAATCCTGGTGCTGTCAGGACATTGTTCGACGAGCCCGAAGCGCGTCGTCGGGTTTTCATCGCGGGAGTCCGAGAAGGCCGGGCGGTCATCGTCAGCCGGGGATCGGGTTCGTCAGCGATCTTCTTGACAGACGACGCACTCACTAAGACGGTCGAGATTGTGCCTCGATCCGCAGAGGACGACGCCATGGCGCTTCTCGTAGCCGGCGGCCTCGCCGTGCTCGACCGTCGGGCGCAGACTGTAACGATGCACCTGGCTGAATCGGCGCATGGGATCAAGCTCCCGCCCGACTTTGTAGCGACTGATCTGGGCGAGCAACACGGCGAGCTCTACGTGCGCGGGCGGCGCAACCACACAGCAGCAGTCTGGCTCCCGGCTGACGGGCCCGATGCCGTCTGGAGCGCACCCGAGGCAGGGGTAATTGAGATTTCTCAGATCTCCGATCGGACGATCGACCTCGCGGTCGCTTCCATGATCCACTCCCCGCAAACAGTGTCGGTCGAGCGCAAGACAGTCCCCTCGACGAACGCCGCCGCCCTTCCTGGGCTGATCAGCTGGACCGAGTGGGCCGTGGCGGAAGATGGGGTGCGGATTCCTATCACCCTCTGCGGACGGGTCGACACGACCGGCCCATCCCCTGTTCTCACCATGGTCTACGGATGTTACGGTCTTTCCCTCGACGCGATGCACGATCCATATCTGGAGCATCTCATGCGAGCCGGGATCGTCATCGCCATATGCCATGTCAGGGGCGGGGGCGACTTCGGACCACGTTGGCACGATGCAGCACGGGGATCTACGAAACTGAAGTCGATCACGGACTACGAGGCGTGCTTGTCGACGATTACGCAACTCGACATGGCCGATGCGGGGCGTATCGGCGCCCTGGCCTCGAGCGCGGGCGCACTCATCGCCACTAGCGCCGTCCTGCGGCAGCCCGGACTGGTCTCAGTCCTTCAACTCGTCCACCCTTTCCTGACGCCGGAGCGAATACTCGCCGATACACACGCGCCTTTGGCCGCAAGCGACTGGATGGAGTTCGGCGACCCGACGAAGAATCGCGCTGGAGTCGAGTCCATCTCGCCACTGGCTATGCTGGAGAGTAGTTCCGCAACCGGAATGGCAACGCCTCCGCTCTGGATCCGGGCAGGAAGCCACGACGATCGGGCTCCTCTCAATGAGATCAGGCTTTGGCTCGACGTCTACGCGAACCGACTTCGTGGTCGACAACCGGATCGGACGTCGGATGCAGTGCTGCAGATTGGTGACCATGGACACCGAGGGCATGCCAATGCCGACGACGCCTCCGAGGCAAATGTGGTCGCCATGGCCTGGCTCAAGCGTGAGCTGCTGGCCGGCCCGAGCTCTCCAACAGCTGTCATCGATTAG
- the lanKC gene encoding class III lanthionine synthetase LanKC, with amino-acid sequence MPLDTRYLHYCQAGKPFYQPADNAGSSPALGSDIVQLTEWTVTRSQPWTVYVPSDRRLPRQGWKIHLSATRSNRAAVLRAASEYCYRHDIPFKHLSTEADFKSQNSKYANRASSGKFVTVYPESVEQFEKTLRDLDSTIGHLEGPYILSDRRWGTGPIFYRYGAFVQSNSETTFVTTLIAPDGTEVEDPREPAFTPPAWLDFPTFLSEQRDQAGGPEFPFEMVKALHFSNGGGVYLARALTNEFVGAGTDVVLKEARPHTAVDDDGLDAVDRLAHENRVLQDLASTGFVPQVHGIFRHWEHMFLVQEHVDGLDLKREWMKRTPVLKPRPWTLQEPDYLKWLERTIGRLEAAIGAFHRKGWLIGDIHPKNIIMRNGAHPVFIDLEFAHAMDERWRSTNGAPGYEPSKGLTGAAADRWSLGIVELDLVLPQATIADQGNHQKIVDLVAFGQEELGVPEAAAARILRNTVEALPHSESARPTMPPLEIDQLQRRFATAILSTIDLENPLAPVPSDIEVFEEGGDEARIGYPYGIVGVLAALTVSGVPLEDRLIRRSTGWIRERLSQIRSSGFKGREGIQYGLEQIGFHALAAEVERLDLAPPSDHTYWSGWAGVGLGALSRDSVHAKEIEAASDALSRLLETDVETPVAGLLHGWSGPALFWTTAFRRHAQRPEYKDLARRAIERDLSACGETLNGTIELDEGWRTLPYLGTGSAGVALAIEELNAISESPRFTQELDKLRLASTYFQCGQGGFAHGLTGFITMLARYPEMHSGAREVLESHMRSLQLHAVPFGEGLLIRGNQNLRLSCDFLTGSAGVLGGLSAVQGRWSGVPFLPGTDGSRMERR; translated from the coding sequence ATGCCGCTCGACACTCGCTACCTGCACTACTGTCAGGCGGGGAAGCCCTTCTATCAGCCAGCTGACAATGCGGGCTCGTCCCCGGCGCTGGGCTCAGACATCGTCCAACTCACCGAGTGGACCGTCACCAGGAGTCAGCCATGGACCGTCTACGTCCCGTCCGATAGGCGATTGCCGCGCCAGGGTTGGAAGATCCATCTCTCAGCGACGAGAAGTAATCGCGCAGCAGTCCTCCGCGCAGCCTCTGAATATTGCTATCGCCACGACATTCCCTTCAAGCACCTGTCGACCGAGGCGGACTTCAAGTCGCAGAACAGCAAGTACGCGAACCGGGCATCGTCGGGGAAGTTTGTCACCGTCTATCCCGAATCCGTCGAACAGTTCGAGAAGACCCTGCGCGACCTCGACTCGACCATCGGACACCTCGAGGGGCCCTACATTCTCTCTGATCGACGATGGGGAACCGGCCCAATCTTCTATCGATACGGTGCGTTCGTACAGTCGAACTCGGAGACCACCTTCGTCACGACGCTCATTGCTCCCGACGGTACAGAGGTCGAGGATCCCAGGGAGCCTGCCTTCACGCCCCCCGCCTGGCTCGACTTCCCGACGTTCCTGAGCGAGCAGAGGGACCAGGCGGGTGGGCCTGAATTCCCGTTCGAAATGGTCAAGGCTCTGCATTTCTCCAACGGAGGAGGAGTCTACCTGGCTCGGGCTCTGACCAACGAGTTTGTCGGAGCCGGGACCGATGTCGTCCTCAAAGAGGCACGACCCCACACTGCCGTCGACGACGACGGCCTCGACGCCGTTGACCGCCTAGCACACGAGAACCGAGTGTTGCAGGACCTCGCATCAACCGGATTCGTCCCGCAGGTGCATGGAATCTTCCGGCACTGGGAGCACATGTTCTTGGTCCAAGAGCATGTCGATGGGCTCGACCTCAAGCGCGAGTGGATGAAGCGGACGCCGGTGCTCAAACCGCGACCCTGGACTCTGCAGGAGCCCGATTACCTCAAATGGCTTGAGAGAACGATCGGGCGCCTCGAGGCCGCCATCGGTGCCTTCCATCGTAAGGGCTGGCTCATCGGCGACATCCATCCAAAGAACATCATCATGAGAAACGGTGCGCACCCCGTCTTCATCGACCTCGAGTTCGCCCATGCGATGGACGAGCGGTGGCGGAGCACAAACGGTGCACCCGGATACGAGCCATCCAAAGGCCTGACGGGAGCTGCAGCTGATAGATGGTCGCTGGGCATCGTCGAGCTGGACCTCGTGCTCCCGCAGGCGACGATCGCCGACCAAGGGAACCACCAGAAGATCGTAGATTTAGTAGCGTTCGGGCAGGAGGAGCTCGGAGTTCCGGAGGCAGCCGCTGCCCGAATTCTCCGGAACACCGTCGAGGCGCTCCCTCATTCTGAATCGGCTAGGCCGACGATGCCGCCGCTGGAGATCGACCAGTTGCAGAGACGGTTTGCGACGGCTATCCTCTCGACGATCGACCTCGAGAATCCGCTTGCCCCGGTTCCCTCGGACATTGAAGTGTTCGAGGAGGGAGGAGACGAAGCCAGGATCGGCTATCCATACGGGATCGTCGGAGTGCTGGCGGCCTTAACCGTCTCAGGAGTACCACTGGAGGATCGACTGATCCGCCGCTCCACCGGATGGATTCGTGAACGGCTTTCTCAAATCCGCTCTAGCGGCTTCAAGGGAAGAGAAGGCATCCAGTACGGCCTCGAGCAGATCGGCTTCCACGCTCTGGCCGCCGAGGTGGAGCGGCTTGACCTTGCGCCGCCCTCGGACCACACCTATTGGTCGGGCTGGGCAGGAGTCGGGCTAGGCGCGCTGTCCCGAGACAGTGTCCATGCCAAGGAGATAGAGGCCGCGTCCGACGCACTGAGCCGACTGCTCGAGACCGACGTTGAGACCCCGGTGGCAGGCCTTCTCCACGGCTGGAGCGGCCCGGCGCTCTTCTGGACAACTGCTTTCCGACGCCATGCTCAGCGACCCGAGTACAAGGATCTTGCGAGACGAGCGATCGAGCGCGACCTCAGTGCGTGCGGCGAGACTCTCAACGGCACCATTGAACTCGACGAGGGTTGGCGCACCCTGCCTTATCTGGGCACTGGCTCGGCAGGCGTAGCCCTGGCCATTGAAGAGCTCAACGCCATCAGCGAGTCGCCGAGATTCACGCAGGAGCTCGACAAGCTTCGCCTTGCCTCGACGTATTTTCAGTGCGGCCAGGGCGGCTTCGCCCACGGCCTCACGGGCTTCATCACAATGCTTGCCCGCTACCCGGAGATGCACTCTGGCGCGAGAGAGGTTCTCGAATCTCACATGCGATCGCTCCAGCTGCACGCAGTCCCCTTCGGGGAGGGCCTACTCATCCGGGGGAACCAGAATCTCCGGTTGTCCTGTGATTTCCTGACCGGTTCTGCAGGTGTGCTCGGTGGGCTGTCCGCAGTCCAGGGCCGCTGGTCAGGTGTTCCGTTCCTACCTGGGACGGACGGATCGAGAATGGAGAGGAGGTGA